Proteins encoded together in one Sinorhizobium meliloti window:
- a CDS encoding SDR family NAD(P)-dependent oxidoreductase → MTVEIIGRACLAPGAKSPQALFKILRQGKCTVTRVPSDRWDLARFWHPVMGTPGKTYSFAAGVLDHIYDFDPAVFGMSQREAMYMDPQQRVLLQLAWRALEDANISVASLHGENVGVYVGASSLDHANLTVDDPAAAGPYFMTGNTLSIVSNRISHVFGLSGPSMTVDTACSSSLVALDQAMRALNAGEIDTAIVGGVNILAHPLPFVGFAQARMLSPEGLCRAYDNDGAGYVRAEGGVVFVLRRTDRAQRERDRSYARIVATGVNSAGRTNGISLPSREAQANLLRMIYEGNGIDANQVAFVEGHGTGTKVGDPAEVWSIGTVIGAKRRAPVPIGSIKSNIGHTEPASGLFGMLKAVLALENNYLPASLHFETPNEQIDFDGLNVRVTANPIELLKGKRARLAGINSFGFGGANAHVVISDPDPAQAEKAATSPAGHVFLASAHTASSLENLLRDYKAAFAGATKEETRAIVAASGANRTHMRHRFAARSDHPEDIVRAIANHLEKPGSDIGETGEAAAKEAKVAFVFSGNGSQWAGMGVEAFRENLHFRQSFTSVSALFRFHSDIVLTDLLTDPGLDRKLADTKVAQPLLFAIQAALSDSLVAMGIKPTAVFGHSVGEIAAAYAAGALSLVDAVSIVAKRSLHQDLLAGQGTMAAVMLGEQAAKAFAAERGLDDVCVAAINAHNSVTISGPANEISAFRDAARKAKIPVQILDINYPFHHPIIDRAKEAFLADIPDIAPRRTELAYLSTVTGAALDGTALDPDYWWKNVREPVRFQAAAEAALDLGCTLFIEISPRPILGSYVKETIKQAAVPASVVATLLRDAGENGHDPISASMARAVAHGAAVDRSRVYGKRDAFIELPALPFEPVELRPAVTTDATDLFGRSAKPYRLNGWRGDPNAGSWKNHVDAHLFPDLAEHVVDGKAILPGSGFIEIAVSAAQQYHGSDEVEITNLEIVRPLELSDSRIMELSTILSPETGDIEIRSRERLSEDDWTVHAVARSRKPLPTTSNGCPSTKGLAKTATVTAAKAYETAKQFGLDYGPHFQLLSKAVAYGDRLIDVELKHPQVSGHPHVTYALHPISVDATFHGLVALFDRFTGDRGGAPYIPVRFGSVRVVNAGRAIARATIEIERVSANSIKARFHFFDETGVAIAHFEDCRFRRTYLRKHKTLEGLSFHYEAVLSNAAVPGTKVATAMPATLAEPIDGDGVDNATLLFNAAIYRACQEIALKLGKGTATVRADALPGDFAFQCFLTSCLLTLEDAGLCEHQNGNWKVAREFTLPTVPEILGELYGDRPDRAVEAVLVNNAYAEALSRLDALLAPLPAGDDAASFNAGFVSEATLDHQAVHSVASRSRMDQVLHTVERILAAQPAGARLRLIELGSVSAGFSRRLADLAARNGAVLSIFEPRDNAQRSLEIAFEEDAHVRVLKKSEFADIGPFDLAVSASDNLYQLIEEESGVRTALRSMLPGSGLVAAVSAPSIFADFALGLSGGWFERSQTAEFPIGRIAAVPHWQKCLADLDLGDVVVTDRECPHGNTILIEARGTAAAGSGAEPGEAAAPYLLIETATAPKPVAAGGRSATPVRVTGDLAADMATLRAALEAMGDRPLRAVFASEAERAGGDGSDLLQTRVLALSAFAEALKQHLAGVEPEGDDRPRLVLVAPGGAPLSASASSGLNSGLWAFARVLQNEYEFIDIHALDVAGAADVARKDMLAAALSLLTVSGQNREWLLDQKTGLLSELRAVPGATNKADGKTSAFAAATIRQRVSSQVASIAWEEASVPEPGPGEVVVAVAATGLNFRDVMWAMGLLPEEALEDGFAGATIGMELSGHVVAVGEEVDDLAVGDAVMAIASAAFSTHAVVARAGIAKLPRAMSPVAAATLPVAFLTAYYAIVELGRIQAGETILIHGAAGGVGLAALQVAKLKGAKVIATAGTREKRRFLTMLGADHVFDSRSLGFVDDVRSVTRGEGVDLVLNSLFAEAMEQSLSLVKPFGRFLELGKRDYYADSKIGLRPFRRNVSYFGIDADQLLVNAPDLTRRIFMEIGALFEEGKLTPLPYRAFDYDEIGNAFRLMQNAGHIGKIVVLPPVAGRHEVTAKAVRGMKVDPDGVHLVVGGIGGFGLVAANWLVEKGARRIALCSRRGQPDAETHAMIERWQNGGVAASVHACDITDAAAVETLLAALRSEAPLRSVVHAAMVLDDALISNLSRERNRPVIDTKAKGAAILDRLTRGDRLDNFILFSSATTLVGNPGQANYVAANGYLEGLARARRQEGLAGLAVGFGAIADAGYLTQNADVNDLLAKRIGKTALKAQVALDMVENHIAADPGTVDAAVVMISEIDWTAARNLPVARNALFEVILRSADQHATGAEGTKMDLVAMIEGKSPQEAEDILFDLVASEIAAILRVSKDTVTRGKILKEIGLDSLMAVELGMSFQQNTGFDMPLSGVADNTTVGDIARKLHEKVSKRDQGNENEAGDDKLVTELTQRHVGADKEKALSQ, encoded by the coding sequence ATGACGGTTGAAATCATAGGGCGTGCATGCCTTGCCCCGGGAGCGAAATCTCCGCAGGCGCTGTTCAAAATCCTTCGTCAGGGCAAGTGCACCGTGACCCGCGTCCCTTCGGACCGCTGGGACCTTGCGCGATTCTGGCATCCGGTCATGGGCACGCCCGGCAAGACCTATTCCTTTGCCGCCGGCGTCCTCGACCATATCTACGATTTCGATCCCGCCGTTTTCGGGATGTCGCAGCGCGAGGCCATGTATATGGACCCTCAGCAGCGGGTTCTGTTGCAGCTCGCCTGGCGTGCGCTCGAGGACGCCAATATTTCCGTCGCCTCGCTGCACGGTGAAAACGTCGGCGTCTATGTCGGGGCCTCCAGCCTCGATCACGCCAATCTCACGGTCGACGACCCGGCTGCCGCCGGCCCCTACTTCATGACGGGCAACACGCTGTCGATCGTCTCCAACCGTATTTCCCACGTCTTCGGCCTGAGCGGTCCGAGCATGACCGTCGACACGGCCTGTTCCTCTTCGCTCGTAGCCCTAGATCAGGCGATGCGGGCGCTGAACGCCGGAGAGATCGACACGGCCATCGTCGGCGGCGTCAATATCCTCGCCCACCCGCTTCCCTTCGTCGGCTTCGCACAGGCGCGCATGCTCTCGCCCGAAGGGCTCTGCCGCGCCTACGACAACGACGGCGCCGGCTATGTGCGCGCCGAGGGCGGCGTCGTCTTCGTCCTGCGCCGCACGGACCGGGCGCAACGCGAGCGCGACCGGAGCTATGCGCGGATCGTCGCCACCGGCGTCAATTCGGCCGGCCGCACCAACGGCATCTCGCTGCCCTCGCGCGAGGCGCAGGCCAATCTGTTGAGGATGATCTACGAAGGCAACGGCATCGACGCCAACCAGGTCGCTTTCGTAGAAGGCCACGGTACCGGCACGAAGGTCGGCGACCCGGCTGAGGTATGGTCCATCGGCACGGTCATCGGCGCGAAGCGCCGGGCTCCGGTGCCGATCGGCTCGATAAAGTCCAATATCGGCCATACCGAGCCGGCCTCCGGCCTGTTCGGGATGCTGAAAGCGGTTCTGGCTCTGGAGAACAATTATCTGCCGGCCTCGCTGCATTTCGAGACGCCGAACGAACAGATCGACTTCGACGGACTCAATGTCCGCGTGACGGCCAATCCGATCGAGCTGCTGAAGGGCAAGCGGGCGCGGCTCGCCGGCATCAATTCCTTCGGCTTCGGCGGCGCCAACGCCCATGTCGTCATCAGCGATCCGGATCCGGCACAGGCGGAAAAGGCTGCGACCTCTCCGGCGGGCCACGTGTTTCTGGCAAGCGCCCATACCGCGTCGAGCCTCGAAAACCTGCTCAGAGACTATAAGGCCGCCTTTGCGGGCGCGACGAAGGAAGAGACGCGCGCGATCGTCGCCGCTTCCGGCGCCAACCGGACGCATATGCGCCATCGGTTCGCGGCACGCAGCGACCATCCCGAAGATATCGTCCGGGCGATTGCCAACCACCTGGAAAAGCCCGGCTCCGATATCGGGGAGACGGGCGAAGCGGCGGCGAAGGAAGCAAAGGTCGCCTTCGTCTTCTCCGGCAACGGCTCGCAATGGGCCGGCATGGGTGTCGAGGCGTTCCGCGAGAACCTGCACTTCCGTCAGTCGTTCACCTCGGTCAGCGCCCTTTTCAGGTTCCATTCGGATATCGTTCTCACCGATCTCCTGACCGACCCTGGACTCGACAGAAAGCTCGCGGACACGAAGGTGGCCCAGCCGCTGCTTTTCGCGATACAGGCCGCGCTCTCCGACTCGCTCGTGGCCATGGGCATCAAGCCGACCGCCGTCTTCGGTCATTCGGTCGGCGAAATCGCTGCCGCTTATGCGGCAGGGGCGCTGTCCCTCGTCGACGCCGTGTCGATCGTCGCCAAACGATCGCTGCACCAGGACCTTCTGGCCGGCCAGGGCACGATGGCTGCCGTTATGCTGGGCGAGCAGGCAGCCAAGGCCTTCGCGGCGGAGCGCGGGCTCGACGATGTCTGCGTCGCAGCCATCAACGCTCACAATTCGGTGACGATTTCCGGTCCGGCGAACGAGATTTCGGCGTTCCGCGACGCTGCGCGCAAGGCTAAAATCCCGGTTCAGATCCTCGACATCAATTATCCGTTCCATCATCCGATCATCGATCGGGCGAAAGAGGCGTTTCTCGCCGACATCCCTGATATCGCCCCCCGCCGGACGGAGCTGGCCTATCTGTCGACCGTCACGGGTGCCGCGCTCGACGGGACTGCGCTCGATCCCGACTACTGGTGGAAGAACGTTCGCGAGCCGGTGCGTTTCCAGGCCGCTGCCGAGGCCGCGCTCGATCTCGGCTGCACGCTGTTCATCGAGATCTCGCCGCGTCCCATCCTCGGATCTTACGTCAAGGAGACGATCAAGCAGGCGGCGGTGCCGGCTTCGGTGGTGGCGACATTGCTGCGCGATGCCGGCGAGAACGGCCACGATCCGATCTCGGCATCGATGGCGCGCGCAGTCGCCCACGGTGCCGCCGTCGACCGGTCGCGTGTCTATGGCAAGCGGGACGCATTCATCGAACTGCCCGCGCTGCCCTTCGAGCCGGTAGAGCTGCGGCCGGCAGTCACGACCGATGCGACGGATCTCTTCGGACGCTCCGCAAAGCCCTATCGCCTCAACGGCTGGCGCGGCGACCCCAATGCGGGAAGCTGGAAAAACCACGTCGACGCGCATCTCTTTCCGGATCTCGCCGAACACGTGGTCGACGGCAAGGCGATCCTCCCGGGCAGCGGTTTCATCGAAATCGCCGTTTCCGCCGCACAGCAATATCACGGCAGCGACGAAGTCGAGATCACCAATCTGGAGATCGTCCGCCCGCTCGAACTGAGCGACAGCCGCATCATGGAACTCTCGACCATCCTGTCGCCGGAGACCGGCGACATCGAGATCCGGTCGCGCGAACGTCTCTCGGAGGACGATTGGACGGTGCATGCCGTCGCGCGAAGCCGCAAACCCTTGCCCACGACGAGCAACGGCTGTCCGTCCACCAAAGGCTTGGCGAAGACGGCGACCGTGACGGCGGCCAAGGCCTATGAGACGGCGAAGCAGTTCGGGCTGGACTACGGCCCGCACTTCCAGCTTCTCTCCAAAGCCGTGGCCTATGGCGACCGGCTCATCGACGTCGAGTTGAAGCATCCTCAGGTGTCGGGGCACCCCCACGTCACCTACGCCCTTCATCCGATCTCGGTCGACGCGACCTTCCACGGCCTGGTCGCACTCTTCGACCGCTTCACCGGCGACAGGGGCGGCGCCCCCTATATTCCTGTCCGTTTCGGCTCCGTACGCGTGGTCAATGCCGGCCGGGCGATCGCCCGCGCGACGATCGAGATCGAGCGGGTCAGCGCCAACTCGATCAAGGCACGGTTCCATTTCTTCGACGAGACCGGCGTCGCGATCGCACATTTCGAGGATTGCCGCTTCCGCCGTACCTATCTGCGCAAGCACAAGACGCTTGAAGGCCTTTCCTTCCACTATGAGGCAGTTCTGTCCAACGCGGCCGTGCCCGGCACGAAAGTTGCGACGGCCATGCCTGCGACGCTGGCCGAACCGATAGACGGCGACGGCGTCGACAACGCGACCCTGCTCTTCAACGCCGCCATCTATCGCGCCTGCCAGGAAATTGCCCTGAAGCTCGGCAAGGGGACCGCCACAGTGCGAGCCGACGCGCTGCCCGGGGACTTCGCTTTCCAGTGCTTCCTGACGAGCTGCCTCCTGACGCTGGAGGATGCCGGACTTTGCGAACATCAGAACGGCAACTGGAAGGTGGCACGGGAATTCACGCTTCCGACCGTGCCGGAGATCCTTGGCGAGCTCTATGGCGACCGCCCCGATCGTGCGGTCGAAGCGGTGCTCGTCAACAACGCCTATGCGGAAGCGCTCAGCCGTCTCGACGCGCTGCTTGCTCCCCTACCTGCAGGTGACGACGCGGCTTCGTTCAATGCCGGTTTCGTCAGCGAAGCGACGCTCGACCATCAGGCCGTGCATTCCGTGGCGAGCCGGTCGCGCATGGACCAGGTGCTTCACACGGTCGAACGCATTCTCGCTGCGCAGCCGGCAGGCGCCCGCCTGCGGCTCATCGAACTCGGCAGCGTCTCTGCCGGCTTCAGCCGCCGGCTGGCCGATCTCGCGGCGCGCAACGGTGCGGTACTTTCCATTTTCGAGCCGCGCGACAATGCACAACGGAGTCTGGAAATCGCCTTCGAGGAGGATGCGCATGTGCGCGTTCTGAAGAAGAGCGAATTCGCAGATATCGGGCCGTTCGACCTCGCAGTCAGCGCTTCGGACAATCTTTACCAGCTGATCGAAGAGGAGAGCGGGGTCCGCACGGCCCTTCGCTCGATGCTTCCCGGAAGCGGGCTCGTCGCGGCCGTCAGCGCGCCGTCGATCTTCGCCGATTTCGCCCTGGGTCTCTCGGGCGGATGGTTCGAGCGCAGCCAGACGGCAGAATTCCCGATCGGCAGGATCGCTGCCGTACCCCATTGGCAGAAGTGTCTCGCAGATCTCGACCTCGGCGACGTGGTCGTGACGGATCGCGAATGCCCGCATGGGAACACCATCCTGATCGAGGCCCGGGGCACAGCGGCGGCAGGCTCAGGCGCCGAGCCGGGCGAAGCCGCGGCACCCTATCTGCTGATCGAGACTGCCACTGCCCCGAAACCGGTTGCGGCCGGTGGAAGAAGTGCCACACCCGTCCGGGTGACAGGCGACCTTGCCGCAGACATGGCGACGCTCCGCGCAGCCCTCGAAGCCATGGGCGACAGACCGTTGCGCGCGGTTTTCGCGTCTGAGGCGGAGCGCGCCGGCGGCGACGGTTCGGACCTGCTGCAGACGCGCGTATTGGCGCTCAGCGCCTTTGCCGAGGCATTGAAACAGCATCTCGCCGGCGTCGAGCCGGAAGGCGACGACCGGCCGCGCCTCGTGCTCGTGGCCCCGGGCGGCGCTCCCCTGTCAGCCTCGGCGAGCTCCGGGCTGAATTCCGGATTGTGGGCCTTCGCCCGCGTCCTTCAGAACGAATATGAGTTCATCGACATTCATGCGCTCGATGTTGCCGGCGCTGCCGACGTCGCCCGCAAGGATATGCTTGCCGCAGCGCTTTCCCTGCTGACGGTTTCGGGACAGAACCGGGAATGGCTGCTGGACCAGAAGACGGGCCTGCTTTCGGAGCTTCGGGCCGTACCCGGCGCAACGAACAAGGCCGACGGAAAAACCAGCGCGTTTGCGGCCGCGACCATTCGCCAGCGCGTCAGTTCGCAGGTTGCAAGCATCGCCTGGGAAGAGGCGAGCGTACCGGAGCCGGGCCCCGGCGAGGTCGTCGTCGCCGTCGCGGCAACCGGCTTGAATTTCCGCGACGTGATGTGGGCCATGGGCCTGTTGCCTGAAGAGGCGTTGGAAGACGGTTTTGCCGGGGCGACGATCGGCATGGAACTATCCGGCCACGTGGTCGCGGTCGGCGAAGAGGTCGACGATCTCGCGGTCGGCGATGCGGTGATGGCGATCGCCTCCGCCGCCTTCTCGACCCATGCGGTCGTCGCGCGCGCCGGCATTGCCAAGCTGCCCCGAGCGATGAGCCCGGTGGCCGCGGCCACCTTGCCGGTCGCCTTCCTTACCGCCTATTACGCCATTGTCGAACTCGGCCGCATTCAGGCTGGAGAGACGATTTTGATCCACGGTGCTGCCGGCGGCGTCGGCCTCGCCGCGCTCCAGGTCGCAAAGCTCAAGGGCGCCAAGGTCATCGCCACGGCGGGAACGCGCGAAAAGCGGCGCTTCCTGACGATGCTCGGCGCCGATCATGTGTTCGATTCGCGTTCGCTCGGCTTCGTCGACGATGTCCGTTCGGTCACCCGCGGGGAAGGCGTCGACCTCGTGCTCAACTCGCTTTTCGCCGAGGCGATGGAGCAGAGCCTCTCGCTGGTGAAACCCTTCGGCCGATTCCTGGAGCTCGGCAAACGCGACTATTACGCCGACAGCAAGATCGGGCTCAGGCCGTTTCGCCGCAATGTCAGCTATTTCGGCATCGACGCCGATCAGCTGCTGGTGAATGCGCCGGATCTGACCAGGCGCATCTTCATGGAGATCGGAGCGCTCTTCGAGGAAGGCAAGCTCACGCCGCTTCCCTATCGCGCCTTCGATTACGATGAAATCGGCAATGCCTTCCGGCTGATGCAGAATGCCGGGCATATCGGCAAGATCGTGGTGCTGCCGCCCGTTGCCGGCAGGCACGAGGTGACCGCGAAGGCTGTAAGGGGTATGAAGGTCGACCCGGACGGCGTCCATCTCGTCGTCGGCGGCATCGGCGGCTTCGGCCTCGTCGCCGCCAACTGGCTCGTCGAGAAAGGCGCCCGCCGGATTGCGCTTTGCTCCCGCCGAGGCCAGCCGGATGCGGAAACGCACGCGATGATCGAGCGCTGGCAAAATGGCGGCGTTGCGGCTTCGGTCCATGCTTGCGACATCACGGATGCCGCGGCCGTGGAGACGCTTCTGGCGGCGCTTCGTTCGGAAGCACCGCTTCGCTCCGTCGTTCACGCGGCGATGGTGCTCGACGATGCGCTGATCAGCAATCTGAGCCGCGAACGCAACCGGCCTGTCATCGACACGAAAGCCAAGGGCGCGGCGATCCTCGATCGCCTTACCCGTGGTGACAGGCTCGACAACTTCATCCTGTTCTCCTCGGCGACGACGCTGGTCGGCAATCCCGGCCAGGCGAACTATGTCGCCGCCAACGGCTATCTCGAAGGCCTCGCCCGCGCACGGCGCCAGGAGGGCCTGGCAGGGCTCGCCGTCGGCTTCGGCGCGATTGCCGATGCCGGCTACCTGACGCAGAACGCCGACGTCAACGACCTGCTCGCCAAGCGCATCGGCAAAACGGCGTTGAAAGCCCAGGTGGCGCTCGACATGGTGGAAAACCACATCGCCGCGGATCCGGGCACGGTCGACGCGGCCGTGGTGATGATTTCGGAGATCGACTGGACAGCTGCGCGGAATCTGCCGGTCGCCCGCAACGCGCTCTTCGAGGTGATCCTGCGCAGCGCCGATCAGCATGCCACAGGCGCCGAAGGCACGAAGATGGACCTCGTCGCGATGATCGAGGGCAAATCCCCTCAAGAGGCCGAGGACATCCTCTTCGATCTGGTTGCGAGCGAGATCGCCGCCATCCTCCGCGTGTCGAAGGATACGGTCACTCGCGGAAAAATATTGAAGGAGATCGGCCTCGACAGCCTCATGGCCGTTGAACTCGGCATGAGTTTCCAGCAGAACACCGGCTTCGACATGCCTTTGAGCGGCGTCGCGGATAATACCACCGTCGGTGACATTGCACGCAAGCTTCATGAAAAGGTAAGCAAGCGCGATCAGGGCAACGAGAACGAGGCCGGGGACGACAAGCTCGTGACTGAACTTACGCAGCGCCATGTCGGAGCGGACAAGGAAAAAGCACTGAGTCAATGA
- a CDS encoding polysaccharide biosynthesis/export family protein has protein sequence MKRVTALLLCTALAGCQAVPGEGPLTTDIVSDAGQSGSEIGRRNATVFDIVDVDGQSARLVSEYVSTTLSRRFGIGGGVGQVVIGIGDQLKVTIFEAGSDGLFSTTESKQTSIDLVVQPDGKAAIPYVGSVRFAGLTLEQARQAILDALKQKAVEPDVIVTSTSTASRIVTVSGAVGRPSVVPLNLVSETINEVIAKAGGPSAQPYETYVTLVRGKKTGTVLLKSIIESPSENIHVKPGDQIFVTRDPRTFTVLGQVRANQRVEFGANDLNLLEAVALAGGGSDRTVDAKGYFVFRYEEPDIVMSLLGQERFHKLLSKGMKADRVGRYPVVYRFDMTKPDSLIVGQTFPVKNRDVIYASRHPSVDITKFLDFVARPIGIVNSGVNVADNLSDLNN, from the coding sequence GTGAAACGAGTGACTGCCCTTCTGCTTTGTACCGCGCTTGCGGGATGCCAGGCCGTGCCGGGCGAGGGCCCTCTGACAACCGATATCGTTTCGGATGCCGGCCAGTCCGGCTCGGAGATCGGCAGGAGGAACGCGACGGTATTTGATATTGTAGATGTCGATGGCCAGTCGGCGCGGCTCGTTTCCGAATATGTTTCCACAACCCTCAGCCGCCGCTTCGGCATTGGCGGCGGCGTCGGTCAGGTGGTCATCGGCATTGGCGACCAGTTGAAGGTCACGATCTTCGAGGCGGGCAGCGACGGACTGTTTTCCACAACTGAATCGAAGCAGACGAGCATCGATCTCGTCGTCCAGCCCGATGGCAAGGCGGCAATTCCTTATGTCGGATCGGTCCGTTTTGCCGGCCTGACGCTCGAGCAGGCGCGCCAGGCGATCCTCGATGCATTGAAACAGAAGGCCGTCGAGCCGGATGTGATCGTGACGTCGACGTCGACGGCGTCGCGCATCGTCACGGTCTCCGGTGCCGTCGGCCGCCCTTCGGTCGTGCCTCTCAATCTCGTCAGCGAGACGATCAACGAGGTCATCGCGAAGGCGGGCGGCCCATCGGCGCAGCCCTACGAGACCTATGTGACCCTGGTGCGCGGCAAGAAGACCGGCACGGTCCTGCTGAAATCGATCATCGAGAGCCCGTCGGAAAACATTCACGTAAAGCCGGGCGACCAGATCTTCGTGACGCGCGATCCGCGGACCTTCACCGTGCTCGGCCAGGTCCGCGCAAATCAGCGCGTCGAATTCGGCGCCAACGATCTCAATCTGCTCGAGGCCGTGGCGCTCGCGGGCGGCGGCTCGGATCGGACGGTGGATGCCAAGGGTTACTTTGTCTTCCGCTACGAGGAGCCGGACATCGTCATGAGCCTGCTTGGGCAGGAGCGCTTTCACAAGCTGCTGAGCAAGGGCATGAAGGCCGACCGCGTCGGGCGCTACCCGGTCGTCTACCGGTTCGACATGACGAAACCGGACAGCCTCATTGTCGGTCAGACCTTCCCGGTCAAAAATCGCGACGTCATCTATGCCTCGCGCCATCCTTCTGTCGACATCACGAAATTCCTCGATTTCGTCGCAAGGCCGATCGGTATCGTCAATTCCGGCGTGAACGTCGCCGACAATCTCAGCGATTTGAACAACTGA
- the pncA gene encoding bifunctional nicotinamidase/pyrazinamidase: MPDDALIVIDLQNDFCPGGALAVEGGDEIVPAVNRLIDASPHVVLTQDWHPAGHSSFASTHPGKAPFQTVAMPYGEQTLWPEHCVQGSPGADFHPSLRWTSAELVIRKGFRREIDSYSAFFENDHRTPTGLAGYLRERGIKSVTLCGLATDFCVGFSALDAVAQGFSTSVVLGACRGIDLNGSLAAMTLRMRDAGVRLI, encoded by the coding sequence ATGCCTGACGACGCCCTGATCGTTATCGACTTGCAGAACGACTTCTGCCCCGGCGGCGCTCTCGCGGTCGAGGGCGGCGATGAGATCGTGCCTGCCGTCAATCGCCTCATCGACGCGTCGCCGCATGTCGTCCTGACCCAGGACTGGCACCCGGCCGGCCATTCGAGTTTCGCCTCGACGCATCCGGGCAAGGCTCCGTTTCAGACCGTGGCGATGCCTTATGGAGAGCAGACGCTCTGGCCCGAGCATTGCGTCCAGGGGAGCCCCGGTGCCGATTTTCATCCCTCCCTGCGATGGACCTCGGCGGAACTCGTCATACGCAAGGGCTTCCGCCGCGAGATCGACAGTTATTCCGCTTTTTTCGAAAACGACCACCGGACCCCGACCGGGCTTGCCGGTTACCTGCGCGAGCGCGGCATAAAGAGCGTGACGCTTTGCGGCCTGGCCACCGATTTCTGCGTTGGCTTCTCGGCGCTCGATGCGGTCGCTCAGGGTTTTTCGACGTCGGTGGTGCTCGGTGCCTGCCGCGGCATCGATCTGAACGGCTCGCTCGCGGCCATGACCCTGCGCATGCGCGATGCCGGCGTCCGGCTGATCTAG
- the pncB gene encoding nicotinate phosphoribosyltransferase produces MPKTDIARRVYNHTWKLDPIVRSLLDTDFYKLLMLQMIWQLYPGVDATFSLINRTKTVRLADEIDEQELRDQLDHARGLRFTKKEMIWLAGNSFYGRTQIFSPEFLAWLAKFRLPEYELSRRDGQFELTFRGRWAETTMWEIPALAIINELRSRAAMKGLGPFTLDVLYARAKAKMWSKVEQLREHPNLRISDFGTRRRHSFLWQRWCVEALKEGIGPSFTGSSNVLLAMDNDLEAVGTNAHELPMVAAALARNDRELAAAPYKVLQDWNQLYGGNLLIVLPDAFGTAAFLRDAPDWVADWTGFRPDSAPPIEGGEKIIAWWKKMGRDPREKLLIFSDGLDVDTIIKTYCHFEGRVRMSFGWGTNLTNDFAGCAPTEIKGLNPISIVCKVSEANGRPAVKLSDNPRKATGDPAEVSRYLKFFGSEDFVEQSVRV; encoded by the coding sequence ATGCCAAAGACCGATATCGCGCGACGGGTCTATAACCATACCTGGAAGCTCGATCCGATCGTCCGCAGCCTGCTGGATACGGATTTCTACAAGCTTTTGATGCTGCAGATGATCTGGCAGCTCTATCCGGGCGTGGACGCGACCTTTTCGCTGATCAACCGCACGAAGACGGTACGCCTTGCCGACGAGATCGACGAGCAGGAACTGCGCGACCAGCTCGACCACGCGCGCGGCCTGCGCTTCACCAAGAAAGAAATGATATGGCTCGCGGGTAACAGCTTCTATGGCCGCACGCAGATCTTTTCGCCGGAATTTCTGGCCTGGCTCGCAAAATTCCGCCTTCCGGAATACGAGTTGTCGCGTCGTGACGGCCAGTTCGAGCTGACGTTCCGTGGCCGCTGGGCCGAGACGACGATGTGGGAAATCCCCGCGCTCGCGATCATCAACGAGTTGCGCTCGCGCGCGGCGATGAAAGGGCTCGGCCCGTTCACGCTGGACGTGCTCTATGCCCGCGCCAAGGCCAAGATGTGGTCGAAGGTCGAGCAGCTGCGCGAGCATCCGAACCTGCGCATCTCCGACTTCGGCACGCGCCGGCGGCACAGCTTCCTATGGCAGCGCTGGTGCGTCGAGGCGCTCAAGGAAGGCATCGGCCCGTCCTTCACGGGGTCCAGTAACGTGCTGCTGGCAATGGACAACGACCTGGAGGCGGTCGGCACCAATGCGCACGAGCTGCCGATGGTGGCCGCGGCGCTTGCCCGCAACGACCGCGAGCTTGCGGCCGCGCCCTACAAGGTTCTGCAGGACTGGAACCAGCTCTATGGCGGCAACCTCCTGATCGTGCTCCCGGACGCGTTCGGGACGGCCGCCTTTCTCAGGGATGCGCCCGACTGGGTGGCGGACTGGACCGGCTTCCGGCCGGACAGCGCCCCGCCCATCGAGGGAGGCGAGAAGATCATCGCCTGGTGGAAGAAGATGGGCCGAGACCCACGGGAGAAGCTCCTGATCTTCTCCGACGGCCTCGACGTCGACACGATCATCAAGACCTACTGCCACTTCGAAGGGCGCGTGCGCATGAGCTTCGGCTGGGGAACCAACCTCACAAATGATTTCGCCGGCTGCGCTCCGACCGAAATCAAGGGCCTCAACCCGATCTCCATCGTATGCAAGGTCAGTGAGGCCAATGGCCGCCCGGCCGTCAAGCTCTCGGACAACCCGCGCAAGGCGACGGGGGACCCGGCCGAAGTCTCGCGCTATCTGAAATTCTTCGGCAGCGAGGATTTCGTGGAGCAATCCGTACGGGTGTGA